In the Streptomyces sp. f51 genome, one interval contains:
- the rplU gene encoding 50S ribosomal protein L21: MYAIVRSGGRQHKVAVGDIVEVDKISTAKVGDTVELSTLLVVDGEAVTSDPWVLAGIKVQAEVVDHHKGVKIDILRYKNKTGYRRRQGHRQQYTAIKVTEIPAAAK; encoded by the coding sequence GTGTACGCCATCGTGCGCAGCGGTGGTCGCCAGCACAAGGTTGCTGTCGGCGACATCGTTGAGGTTGACAAGATTTCCACCGCCAAGGTTGGCGACACGGTCGAGCTCTCGACCCTGCTCGTTGTCGACGGCGAAGCTGTGACGAGCGACCCCTGGGTCCTTGCCGGCATCAAGGTCCAGGCCGAGGTCGTGGATCACCACAAGGGCGTCAAGATCGACATCCTTCGCTACAAGAACAAGACCGGCTACCGCCGTCGTCAGGGCCACCGCCAGCAGTACACGGCGATCAAGGTCACTGAGATCCCCGCGGCTGCGAAGTAA
- a CDS encoding bifunctional cytidylyltransferase/SDR family oxidoreductase: protein MSEHIAKPRTTAVILAGGTGQRVGLSIPKQLLKIAGKAVIEHTLTTFEQADSIDDIIVLMAPGYVPDVEKIVAKAGFTKVTRVIEGGSTRNETTERAIAALGEGLAEGEDANVLFHDAVRPLLSERVIDDCVTALERYQAVDVAIPSADTIIVTRTHGEDGEFITEIPDRSRLRRGQTPQAFKLSTIRRAYQVAAGDPNFQATDDCSVVLKYLPDVPIHVVAGDEYNMKVTQPVDVFIADKLFQLASTAAPAQADEAAYRELLTGKTVVVFGGSYGIGKDIAELAAGYGAKTYALGRSTTGTHVENPEEVDDALSTAYAETGRIDYVINTAGVLRIGKLAETDNATIEEALKVNYLAPVQIARSSYKYLAESKGQLLLYTSSSYTRGRAEYSLYSSTKAAMVNLTQALSDEWAGDGIRVNCINPERTATPMRTKAFGQEPAGSLLSSEAVAHTSLDVLLSELTGHVIDVRQQDPTAGAGRASGFEAALASVLDRQDGVA from the coding sequence GTGTCTGAGCACATTGCCAAGCCCCGTACGACCGCAGTGATCCTGGCCGGCGGCACCGGTCAGCGCGTGGGTCTGTCGATTCCGAAGCAGCTGCTGAAGATCGCAGGCAAGGCGGTCATCGAGCACACGCTGACCACGTTCGAGCAGGCCGATTCGATCGACGACATCATCGTGCTCATGGCCCCGGGCTATGTGCCGGACGTCGAGAAGATCGTCGCGAAGGCGGGCTTCACGAAGGTGACCCGCGTCATCGAGGGCGGCTCGACGCGGAACGAGACGACCGAGCGCGCCATCGCCGCGCTCGGCGAGGGCCTGGCCGAGGGCGAGGACGCCAACGTCCTGTTCCACGACGCCGTGCGCCCGCTGCTGTCCGAGCGCGTCATAGACGACTGCGTCACGGCCCTCGAGCGCTACCAGGCCGTCGACGTCGCCATCCCGTCCGCGGACACGATCATCGTGACCCGTACCCACGGCGAGGACGGCGAGTTCATCACCGAGATCCCGGACCGCTCCCGGCTGCGCCGCGGCCAGACGCCCCAGGCGTTCAAGCTGTCCACCATCCGCCGCGCCTACCAGGTCGCGGCCGGTGACCCCAACTTCCAGGCCACGGACGACTGCTCGGTCGTGCTCAAGTACCTGCCGGACGTGCCGATCCACGTCGTGGCGGGCGACGAGTACAACATGAAGGTCACCCAGCCCGTCGACGTCTTCATCGCCGACAAGCTCTTCCAGCTCGCCTCCACCGCCGCGCCCGCGCAGGCCGACGAGGCCGCCTACCGCGAGCTGCTCACCGGCAAGACCGTCGTCGTCTTCGGTGGCTCGTACGGCATCGGCAAGGACATAGCCGAGCTCGCCGCGGGCTACGGCGCGAAGACGTACGCGCTCGGCCGCTCCACCACCGGCACGCACGTCGAGAACCCCGAGGAGGTCGACGACGCGCTGTCCACGGCGTACGCGGAGACCGGGCGCATCGACTACGTCATCAACACCGCGGGCGTGCTGCGCATCGGCAAGCTGGCCGAGACGGACAACGCCACCATCGAGGAAGCGCTGAAGGTCAACTACCTGGCCCCGGTGCAGATAGCCCGCTCCTCCTACAAGTACCTGGCCGAGAGCAAGGGCCAGCTGCTGCTCTACACCTCCAGCAGCTACACCCGCGGCCGCGCCGAGTACAGCCTCTACTCCTCCACCAAGGCCGCCATGGTGAACCTGACCCAGGCGCTGTCCGACGAGTGGGCCGGCGACGGAATCCGCGTCAACTGCATCAACCCCGAGCGCACCGCGACCCCCATGCGCACCAAGGCGTTCGGCCAGGAGCCCGCGGGCTCGCTGCTGTCCTCCGAGGCCGTCGCGCACACCTCGCTCGACGTCCTGCTCTCCGAGCTGACCGGTCACGTCATCGACGTCCGCCAGCAGGACCCGACGGCGGGCGCGGGCCGCGCCTCCGGCTTCGAGGCCGCTCTGGCCAGCGTCCTGGACCGCCAGGACGGCGTGGCATAA
- a CDS encoding glutamate-5-semialdehyde dehydrogenase, with product MTTLSPYDSMSPVAQAAYRAKSAAADLAPLPRAEKDDALLAIADALEVRTSEIVAANAKDIAKAREAGTAESIIDRLTLTPERVRAIASDVRDVVALPDPVGEVVRGSTLPNGIDLRQVRVPLGVVGIIYEARPNVTVDAAALCLKSGNAVLLRGSSSAYESNTALVQVLRDAVGGAGLPADAVQLVPGEGRESVRELMRARGLVDVLIPRGGASLIRTVVQESTVPVIETGTGNCHVYVDAQADLDMAVDILINSKAQRPSVCNAAETLLVHQDIAAEFLPRALDALADAGVTVHADERVLAFAKDSRATVVEATAEDWDTEYLSYDIAAAVVDSLDKAVSHIRLWSSGHTEAIVTTSQQAARRFTQLVDSTTVAVNASTRFTDGGQFGFGAEIGISTQKLHARGPMGLPELTSTKYIVTGDGHIRR from the coding sequence ATGACCACGCTCTCGCCGTACGACTCCATGTCCCCGGTGGCCCAGGCCGCCTATCGCGCGAAGTCCGCCGCCGCCGACCTGGCGCCGCTGCCGCGGGCCGAGAAGGACGACGCGCTGCTCGCGATCGCGGACGCGCTGGAAGTCCGTACGAGCGAGATCGTCGCCGCCAACGCCAAGGACATCGCCAAGGCGCGCGAGGCCGGGACCGCCGAGAGCATCATCGACCGCCTCACGCTCACCCCCGAGCGGGTGCGCGCGATCGCCTCCGACGTCCGTGACGTCGTGGCGCTGCCCGACCCGGTCGGCGAGGTCGTCCGCGGCTCCACCCTCCCGAACGGTATCGACCTGCGCCAGGTCCGCGTCCCCCTCGGCGTCGTCGGCATCATCTACGAGGCCCGCCCGAACGTGACCGTCGACGCGGCCGCCCTGTGCCTGAAGTCCGGCAACGCGGTCCTGCTGCGCGGCTCGTCCTCCGCCTACGAGTCGAACACGGCCCTCGTGCAGGTCCTGCGCGACGCCGTCGGCGGCGCCGGACTGCCCGCCGACGCGGTCCAGCTCGTCCCCGGCGAGGGCCGCGAGTCGGTCCGTGAGCTGATGCGCGCCCGCGGCCTGGTCGACGTCCTCATCCCGCGCGGCGGCGCCTCCCTGATCCGCACGGTCGTCCAGGAGTCCACCGTCCCGGTCATCGAGACCGGTACCGGCAACTGCCACGTGTACGTCGACGCCCAGGCCGACCTCGACATGGCCGTCGACATCCTGATCAACTCCAAGGCGCAGCGGCCCAGCGTCTGCAACGCGGCCGAGACCCTCCTGGTCCACCAGGACATCGCCGCGGAGTTCCTGCCGCGCGCCCTGGACGCCCTCGCGGACGCCGGGGTCACCGTGCACGCGGACGAGCGGGTCCTCGCCTTCGCCAAGGACTCCCGGGCCACCGTCGTGGAGGCCACGGCCGAGGACTGGGACACCGAGTACCTCTCCTACGACATCGCCGCGGCGGTCGTCGACTCGCTCGACAAGGCCGTGTCGCACATCCGGCTGTGGAGTTCCGGCCACACCGAGGCCATCGTCACCACCTCGCAGCAGGCCGCCCGCCGCTTCACCCAGCTGGTCGACTCCACGACCGTCGCCGTGAACGCCTCGACCCGCTTCACCGACGGCGGCCAGTTCGGCTTCGGCGCCGAGATCGGCATCTCCACCCAGAAGCTCCACGCGCGCGGCCCCATGGGACTGCCGGAGCTGACGAGCACCAAGTACATCGTCACGGGCGACGGCCACATCCGCCGCTGA
- a CDS encoding glycosyltransferase family 2 protein, with protein MPYLVKCLESVEDQTIGAERIEVIAVDDGSTDGTGEYLEQFAERAALSVTVVRQANSGGPSGPRNVGLAKARGRYVFFLDADDYFGPEALERMVAMADAQGTDVVLGKVVGVNRTAPKTMWGKTQPRTDVFSSNIKFTLSAQKLFRRDLLTRHGMVFDESLKTGEDALFTMEAYLRADGVSVVADYDCYHLVGRDDGKHVTKSGGYTLRFDSARALMNLIAEYVPAGPRRDALMVRPFLITLLPQFGPGLLKQSEKVRAHKLELAKPLMDAYWNEGVARRLKVHERLRLHLVARGRGDLLLDVVEFVKSKKAPGIVLESRGRKVFLAYPHFRDQGAGVPDSYYVPTTRETVTIEGFKARPKPFQRLRRLARRVLGPRR; from the coding sequence ATGCCGTACCTGGTCAAATGTCTGGAATCCGTGGAGGACCAGACGATCGGGGCGGAACGTATCGAAGTCATCGCGGTCGACGACGGGTCGACGGATGGCACGGGGGAGTATCTGGAGCAGTTCGCCGAGCGCGCGGCCCTGTCCGTGACGGTGGTCCGGCAGGCGAACTCGGGCGGCCCCAGCGGCCCGCGCAACGTCGGTCTCGCGAAGGCGCGGGGGCGCTACGTCTTCTTCCTGGACGCCGACGACTACTTCGGCCCCGAGGCCTTGGAGCGCATGGTCGCCATGGCCGACGCGCAGGGCACGGACGTCGTGCTCGGCAAGGTCGTCGGGGTCAACAGGACGGCTCCGAAGACGATGTGGGGCAAGACCCAGCCCCGTACCGACGTCTTCTCCTCGAACATCAAGTTCACGCTGAGCGCGCAGAAGCTGTTCCGCCGCGACCTGCTCACCCGGCACGGGATGGTCTTCGACGAGTCCCTGAAGACCGGCGAGGACGCGCTGTTCACGATGGAGGCCTACCTCCGCGCCGACGGCGTCTCCGTGGTCGCCGACTACGACTGCTACCACCTGGTCGGCCGCGACGACGGCAAGCACGTGACCAAGAGCGGCGGTTACACCCTGCGCTTCGACTCGGCCCGCGCGCTGATGAATCTCATCGCCGAGTACGTGCCCGCCGGGCCGCGCCGCGACGCTCTCATGGTCAGGCCGTTCCTGATCACCCTGCTCCCGCAGTTCGGGCCCGGGCTGCTCAAGCAGAGCGAGAAGGTGCGCGCCCACAAGCTCGAACTGGCCAAGCCGCTGATGGACGCCTACTGGAACGAAGGCGTCGCCCGCCGGCTCAAGGTCCACGAGCGGCTGCGGCTGCATCTGGTGGCCCGCGGCCGGGGCGATCTCCTCCTGGACGTGGTGGAGTTCGTCAAGTCGAAGAAGGCGCCGGGGATAGTGCTGGAGTCGCGCGGCCGCAAGGTCTTCCTCGCCTACCCGCACTTCCGCGACCAGGGCGCGGGCGTCCCGGACAGCTACTACGTCCCGACGACCCGTGAGACGGTCACCATCGAGGGCTTCAAGGCCCGGCCCAAGCCGTTCCAGCGGCTGCGCAGGCTGGCGCGACGGGTGCTCGGCCCCCGGCGCTGA
- the rpmA gene encoding 50S ribosomal protein L27: MAHKKGASSTRNGRDSNAQRLGVKRFGGQTVNAGEILVRQRGTHFHPGVSVGRGKDDTLFALTAGAVEFGTHRGRKVVNIVPVA, from the coding sequence ATGGCACACAAGAAGGGCGCATCGTCCACTCGGAACGGTCGCGACTCCAACGCTCAGCGGCTCGGTGTGAAGCGCTTCGGCGGTCAGACCGTCAACGCCGGTGAGATCCTGGTCCGCCAGCGCGGCACCCACTTCCACCCCGGCGTCAGCGTCGGCCGTGGCAAGGACGACACGCTGTTCGCGCTGACCGCCGGTGCGGTCGAGTTCGGCACGCACCGTGGCCGCAAGGTCGTGAACATCGTTCCGGTCGCCTGA
- the obgE gene encoding GTPase ObgE translates to MTTFVDRVELHVAAGSGGHGCASVHREKFKPLGGPDGGNGGRGGDVTLVVDQSVTTLLDYHHSPHRKATSGKPGEGGNRSGKDGQDLVLPVPDGTVVLDKAGNVLADLVGQGTTYVAAEGGRGGLGNAALASARRKAPGFALLGVPGGFQDIVLELKTVADVALVGYPSAGKSSLISVLSAAKPKIADYPFTTLVPNLGVVTAGETVYTIADVPGLIPGASQGKGLGLEFLRHVERCSVLVHILDTATLESERDPLSDLDIIEEELKQYGGLDDRPRMVVLNKIDVPDGKDLAEMVRPELESRGYRVFEVSAVAHMGLRELSFALAELVAQSRAAKPKEEATRIVIRPKAVDDAGFTVTPEEDGLFRVRGEKPERWVRQTDFNNDEAVGYLADRLNRLGVEAALMKAGARSGDGVAIGPEDNAVVFDWEPTVMAGAEMLGRRGEDHRFEAPRPAAQRRRDQQAERDESQKEYDDFEPF, encoded by the coding sequence ATGACCACCTTCGTGGACCGCGTCGAGCTGCACGTCGCCGCGGGTAGCGGAGGTCACGGCTGTGCCTCCGTTCACCGGGAGAAGTTCAAGCCGCTCGGCGGCCCGGACGGCGGCAACGGCGGCCGTGGCGGTGACGTGACCCTGGTCGTCGACCAGTCCGTCACCACGCTGCTCGACTACCACCACTCCCCGCACCGCAAGGCCACAAGCGGCAAGCCCGGCGAGGGCGGCAACCGCTCCGGCAAGGACGGCCAGGACCTCGTCCTGCCCGTGCCGGACGGCACCGTCGTGCTCGACAAGGCGGGCAACGTCCTCGCGGACCTCGTCGGCCAGGGCACCACGTACGTCGCCGCCGAGGGCGGCCGCGGCGGCCTGGGCAACGCGGCGCTGGCCTCGGCCCGCCGCAAGGCGCCCGGCTTCGCGCTGCTCGGTGTGCCCGGCGGCTTCCAGGACATCGTCCTGGAGCTGAAGACCGTCGCCGACGTGGCCCTCGTCGGCTACCCGAGCGCCGGCAAGTCCTCGCTCATCTCGGTCCTGTCGGCCGCCAAGCCGAAGATCGCGGACTACCCCTTCACGACCCTCGTCCCGAACCTGGGCGTGGTGACCGCGGGCGAGACCGTCTACACCATCGCGGACGTGCCCGGCCTCATCCCCGGCGCCAGCCAGGGCAAGGGCCTCGGCCTGGAGTTCCTGCGCCACGTCGAGCGGTGCAGCGTGCTCGTCCACATCCTGGACACCGCCACTCTCGAATCCGAGCGCGACCCGCTCTCCGACCTCGACATCATCGAGGAGGAGCTCAAGCAGTACGGCGGTCTCGACGACCGTCCGCGCATGGTCGTCCTCAACAAGATCGACGTGCCGGACGGCAAGGACCTCGCGGAGATGGTCCGCCCCGAGCTGGAGTCGCGCGGCTACCGCGTCTTCGAGGTGTCCGCGGTCGCCCACATGGGCCTGCGGGAGCTGTCCTTCGCGCTCGCCGAGTTGGTCGCGCAGTCCCGCGCCGCGAAGCCGAAGGAGGAGGCGACCCGCATCGTCATCCGCCCGAAGGCGGTCGACGACGCCGGCTTCACCGTGACGCCGGAGGAGGACGGCCTCTTCCGCGTGCGCGGCGAGAAGCCCGAGCGCTGGGTGCGCCAGACCGACTTCAACAACGACGAGGCCGTCGGTTACCTCGCCGACCGTCTGAACCGCCTCGGCGTCGAGGCCGCGCTGATGAAGGCGGGCGCCCGCTCCGGCGACGGCGTCGCGATCGGTCCCGAGGACAACGCGGTCGTCTTCGACTGGGAGCCCACCGTCATGGCCGGTGCGGAGATGCTGGGCCGCCGTGGCGAGGACCACCGCTTCGAGGCTCCGCGCCCCGCCGCGCAGCGCCGCCGCGACCAGCAGGCCGAGCGGGACGAGTCGCAGAAGGAGTACGACGACTTCGAGCCGTTCTAG
- the proB gene encoding glutamate 5-kinase, whose translation MARAHRIIVKVGSSSLTTASGGLDADRVDALVDVLAKARDGGEKEIVLVSSGAIAAGLAPLGLRRRPKDLARQQAAASVGQGLLMARYTASFARYGIRVGQVLLTSDDTSRRAHHRNASRTLDKLLAMGALPVVNENDTVATDEIRFGDNDRLAALVAHLVRADLLILLSDVDGVYDGDPSRPGTSRIAQVREPADLAGIEIGSAGKAGVGTGGMVTKVEAARIAAAAGIPVVLTSAVHAADAFAGRDTGTFFHATGKRSADRLLWLQHASTPQGALTLDDGAVRAVVERRTSLLPAGIAAVEGDFTAGDPVELRDGAGRAVARGLVNFDAKEIPQLIGRSTRELARELGPAYEREVVHRDDLVLLNP comes from the coding sequence GTGGCGCGGGCCCACAGGATCATCGTCAAGGTGGGTTCCTCGTCGCTCACCACCGCCTCGGGCGGCCTCGACGCGGACCGGGTCGACGCCCTCGTCGACGTCCTCGCCAAGGCCCGTGACGGAGGCGAGAAGGAGATCGTCCTCGTCTCCTCCGGGGCCATCGCCGCCGGCCTCGCGCCGCTCGGACTGCGCCGCCGCCCCAAGGACCTCGCCCGCCAGCAGGCGGCCGCGAGCGTCGGCCAGGGCCTCCTGATGGCCCGCTACACCGCCTCGTTCGCCCGCTACGGCATCCGCGTCGGACAGGTGCTCCTCACCTCCGACGACACCAGCAGGCGCGCCCACCACCGCAACGCCTCGCGCACCCTGGACAAGCTCCTCGCGATGGGTGCCCTGCCGGTCGTCAACGAGAACGACACGGTGGCCACGGACGAGATCCGCTTCGGCGACAACGACCGTCTCGCCGCCCTCGTCGCCCATCTCGTACGCGCCGACCTCCTGATCCTGCTCTCGGACGTGGACGGGGTCTACGACGGCGACCCGAGCAGGCCCGGCACCTCACGGATCGCCCAGGTGCGCGAGCCCGCCGACCTCGCCGGCATCGAGATCGGCAGCGCAGGCAAGGCGGGCGTCGGCACCGGCGGCATGGTCACCAAGGTCGAGGCGGCCAGGATCGCCGCCGCGGCCGGCATCCCGGTGGTGCTGACCAGCGCGGTCCACGCCGCCGACGCCTTCGCAGGCCGGGACACCGGCACCTTCTTCCACGCCACCGGCAAGAGGTCGGCCGACCGCCTGCTGTGGCTCCAGCACGCCTCCACCCCGCAGGGCGCGCTCACCCTGGACGACGGCGCCGTGCGCGCGGTCGTCGAGCGGCGCACGTCGCTGCTGCCCGCGGGCATCGCGGCCGTCGAGGGCGACTTCACCGCGGGAGACCCGGTCGAACTGCGCGACGGCGCCGGCCGGGCCGTCGCCCGGGGGCTGGTGAACTTCGACGCCAAGGAGATCCCCCAGCTGATCGGACGTTCCACCCGGGAACTGGCGCGCGAGCTGGGCCCCGCGTACGAGCGCGAGGTCGTGCACCGCGACGACCTCGTCCTGCTGAACCCGTAG
- a CDS encoding alkaline phosphatase D family protein gives MPGAVSRDRRHFLTASAAVLGASASAQLWLPGTARAAETPLPEGVFSLGVASGDPLPDGVVLWTRLAPDPLNGGGMPDRTVPVDWEISEDARFRKALRRGTAPARPEYGHSVHVDVRGLRPDRVYWYRFRAGGRLSPTGRTRTAPPVSRAGGSLRLALASCQNWQNGHFTPYADMLGQDPDVVLFVGDYIYESAPSATAVRRHEGTGEPYTLVQYRNRYAQYRGDPHLAAMHAHAPWVVTFDDHEVDNDFAGEIPQDPGKQTHGAFVARLAAAYQAYYEHMPVRASAVPDGPHIRMYRRLDFGRLARLNVLDTRQFRSDQATGQQGAQDPSLTMLGAEQRDRLLRGLRHSPARWNVVASQIMMAETDLRIGEGKLWYYDAWDGYQAERNALMTEFATVRNPVVLSGDRHLTMISDLKADFAEPESDVVGAEFVGTSISSGGDQDQTAFHAEWDPRIPDNPHWKFIDARRGYHLFDIRRDGIDAQVRVTETVLRPDAPSGPAARLRVEAGKPGVRLV, from the coding sequence ATGCCCGGAGCAGTCTCACGCGATCGTCGCCACTTTCTCACCGCCTCGGCCGCCGTCCTCGGCGCCTCCGCCTCCGCCCAGCTCTGGCTGCCCGGCACCGCGCGGGCGGCCGAAACCCCGCTGCCCGAGGGCGTGTTCAGCCTCGGTGTGGCCTCCGGTGACCCGTTGCCCGACGGTGTCGTGCTGTGGACCCGGCTCGCCCCCGACCCGCTGAACGGCGGCGGCATGCCCGACCGCACGGTGCCGGTCGACTGGGAGATCTCCGAGGACGCCCGCTTCCGCAAGGCGTTACGCCGCGGCACCGCGCCGGCGCGTCCTGAGTACGGCCACAGTGTCCACGTCGACGTGCGCGGGCTGCGCCCGGACCGCGTGTACTGGTACCGCTTCCGCGCGGGCGGCAGGCTCTCCCCGACCGGCCGCACCCGCACCGCGCCGCCCGTCTCCCGTGCGGGCGGCTCGCTGCGCCTGGCCCTCGCCTCGTGCCAGAACTGGCAGAACGGCCACTTCACCCCGTACGCCGACATGCTCGGCCAGGACCCCGACGTGGTCCTGTTCGTCGGCGACTACATCTACGAGTCCGCGCCCTCGGCGACGGCGGTGCGCCGCCACGAGGGCACGGGGGAGCCGTACACCCTCGTCCAGTACCGCAACCGGTACGCCCAGTACCGCGGCGACCCTCACCTCGCGGCGATGCACGCGCACGCCCCCTGGGTGGTCACCTTCGACGACCACGAGGTCGACAACGACTTCGCCGGGGAGATCCCGCAGGACCCCGGCAAGCAGACGCACGGCGCGTTCGTGGCCCGGCTGGCCGCCGCCTACCAGGCGTACTACGAGCACATGCCCGTCCGGGCCTCCGCGGTCCCGGACGGACCGCACATCCGGATGTACCGGCGGCTCGACTTCGGACGCCTCGCCCGGCTGAACGTCCTGGACACCCGGCAGTTCCGCAGCGACCAGGCGACCGGACAGCAGGGGGCGCAGGACCCCTCGCTCACCATGCTCGGCGCGGAGCAGAGGGACCGGCTGCTGCGCGGGCTGCGGCACTCGCCCGCCCGCTGGAACGTCGTCGCCTCGCAGATCATGATGGCCGAGACCGACCTGCGGATCGGCGAGGGCAAGCTCTGGTACTACGACGCCTGGGACGGCTACCAGGCCGAACGCAACGCCCTCATGACGGAGTTCGCGACGGTCCGCAATCCCGTCGTCCTCAGCGGCGACCGGCACCTCACGATGATCAGCGACCTCAAGGCGGACTTCGCCGAACCGGAGTCCGACGTCGTGGGCGCCGAGTTCGTCGGGACGTCGATCTCCAGCGGCGGCGACCAGGACCAGACGGCCTTCCACGCGGAGTGGGACCCGCGGATTCCGGACAACCCGCACTGGAAGTTCATCGACGCCCGCCGCGGCTACCACCTCTTCGACATCCGGCGGGACGGCATCGACGCCCAGGTGCGCGTCACGGAGACGGTGCTGAGGCCCGACGCCCCCTCGGGTCCGGCGGCCCGTCTGCGGGTCGAGGCAGGGAAACCGGGCGTCCGGCTCGTCTGA
- a CDS encoding M48 family metallopeptidase, whose translation MSDGGHEPGGHGKVPSRQRRRFAGISSRAYEHPADRSALVALRRLSGFDTVFKALSGLLPERSLRLLFLSDSVRVSDAQFAHLNDMLRDACYILDLEKVPPMYVNQDPQPNAMCIGLDDPIIVVTTGLVELLDEEEMRAVVGHEVGHALSGHAVYRTILLFLTNLAVRVAWIPLGNLAIMAIVTALREWFRKSELSADRAGLLVGQDLRASMRGLMKIAGGNHLHEMNVDAFLEQAEEYEAAGDLRDSVLKILNVLPRTHPFTAVRAAELKKWAESRDHQRIMDGHYPRREEDKDASVSDSFRQSAASYASDVKSSKDPLMKLVSDIAGGAGDLGGRVRRGFGGFAGGTPKDGTADASGGKAGDGGTGKATGEDRSGDGDADSDANKDGNGDGRD comes from the coding sequence ATGTCAGACGGCGGCCACGAACCCGGTGGGCACGGGAAGGTGCCGAGCAGGCAGCGCAGGCGCTTCGCGGGGATCTCCTCGCGGGCCTACGAACACCCGGCGGACCGGTCCGCCCTGGTGGCGCTGCGCAGGCTCAGCGGTTTCGACACGGTCTTCAAGGCCCTGAGCGGGCTGCTGCCCGAGCGCAGTCTGCGCCTGCTCTTCCTGTCCGACTCGGTGCGCGTCTCGGACGCCCAGTTCGCGCACCTCAACGACATGCTGCGGGACGCCTGTTACATCCTGGACCTGGAGAAGGTCCCGCCGATGTACGTGAACCAGGATCCGCAGCCGAACGCGATGTGCATCGGTCTGGACGATCCGATCATCGTCGTGACGACCGGGCTCGTCGAGCTGCTCGACGAGGAGGAGATGCGGGCGGTCGTCGGCCACGAGGTCGGACACGCGCTCTCCGGTCACGCCGTCTACCGCACGATCCTGCTGTTCCTCACCAACCTCGCGGTCCGGGTCGCCTGGATCCCGCTGGGGAACCTCGCGATCATGGCGATCGTGACCGCGCTGCGCGAGTGGTTCCGCAAGTCGGAGCTGTCGGCGGACCGGGCCGGGCTGCTGGTCGGCCAGGACCTGCGGGCCTCGATGCGCGGTCTGATGAAGATCGCGGGCGGCAATCATCTGCACGAGATGAACGTGGACGCGTTCCTGGAGCAGGCCGAGGAGTACGAGGCGGCGGGCGACCTGCGCGACTCCGTGCTGAAGATCCTCAACGTGCTGCCGCGTACGCATCCCTTCACCGCGGTCCGCGCGGCCGAGCTGAAGAAGTGGGCCGAGTCCCGCGACCACCAGCGGATCATGGACGGCCACTACCCGCGGCGCGAGGAGGACAAGGACGCCTCCGTGTCGGACTCCTTCCGGCAGTCGGCGGCCAGCTACGCGAGCGACGTGAAGAGCTCGAAGGACCCGCTGATGAAGCTGGTCAGCGACATCGCGGGCGGTGCGGGCGACCTCGGGGGCCGGGTGCGGCGCGGCTTCGGGGGCTTCGCGGGCGGCACCCCCAAGGACGGCACGGCCGACGCGTCCGGCGGGAAGGCCGGGGACGGCGGCACCGGGAAGGCCACGGGCGAGGACCGCTCGGGCGACGGGGACGCGGACTCGGACGCGAACAAGGACGGGAACGGGGACGGCCGGGACTGA